In Rattus norvegicus strain BN/NHsdMcwi chromosome 1, GRCr8, whole genome shotgun sequence, a genomic segment contains:
- the RGD1560986 gene encoding inactive serine/threonine-protein kinase TEX14-like isoform X6, giving the protein MHSQASRFPVELGSVRDPDAQVGRLHRLAMAGGPCWGLARLLRRVVQVDGENSAGQTALFLSALLGHTSAVRLLLAFGANPNHRCLDGSTPTHAGASSGRGLVLWHLLQAGGDLRLRDQQGRTPRDWAEQGDTKQRWEVSCVQGRVEPSRPARAPRLTLCPTQVLELMQWCRTHMSALVQSGELAPSVSLSQLQASSGHSLCGSLPSLRLVQADRALRQGQIRSSPKTPALGFGQLSSLQPPALISGIPVVDPKELVPTQGEPDRTYDSSSHTIMTNLLWKGHPVTVRQLKSPESSPDVLLADLQHCSILHHPGLLLLMALSPSEDLSRLSLLFEPVWLGSLYILLHSARLDEKCPPSLPGLLPGPLLLQVLEALLFLQSRCWAHGGLSSHAVQLVRPGLAKVSHLEHGRPLHQPRLQPRLQQDCPQRDPNPGLPPPPELYPWLPLELIRGDVPAPTSDLYSFCVLAQEVFTGELPWAGGEGLEVKAKLEAGQSPGLDPLLPAPYQALVQAGLGLEPADRWGSLQSTRYLLRKAMAKDSAPNVSSPLEWTTLSPVTLGSLPEHLYCEGAPRARARARSRLVLPFPDPSQALGTPETTGHETC; this is encoded by the exons ATGCATTCCCAGGCCTCCCGCTTCCCGGTGGAGCTTGGCTCTGTGAGGGATCCAGATGCCCAGGTAGGGCGTCTGCATCGCCTAGCAATGGCTGGAGGCCCGTGCTGGGGCCTAGCCAGGCTTCTGCGCAGAG TGGTCCAGGTAGATGGAGAGAACTCTGCTGGGCAGACAGCGCTCTTCCTGTCCGCACTACTGGGCCATACTTCCGCTGTGCGCCTCCTACTGGCCTTTGGCGCCAACCCCAACCA CCGCTGCCTCGATGGCAGCACACCCACGCACGCAGGTGCCTCCTCGGGCCGAGGCTTGGTGCTGTGGCACCTGCTGCAGGCAGGAGGTGACCTGCGTCTGCGTGACCAGCAGGGTCGCACACCACGAGACTGGGCTGAGCAGGGTGATACCAAGCAGAGGTGGGAGGTGAGTTGTGTCCAGGGCAGAGTGGAACCATCAAGGCCAGCACGTGCTCCGAGGCTGACCCTGTGCCCCACCCAGGTGCTGGAGCTGATGCAGTGGTGCCGGACCCACATGTCAGCACTGGTGCAGAGTGGGGAGTTGGCGCCCAGTGTGTCCCTGAGTCAGTTGCAAGCTAGCTCTGGACACAGCCTGTGTGGCTCCCTGCCCTCACTAAGGCTGGTCCAGGCAGACAG GGCACTGAGGCAAGGGCAGATCAGAAGCTCCCCCAAAACCCCAGCATTGGGGTTCGGCCAG CTGAGCAGCCTGCAGCCACCAGCACTGATATCGGGCATCCCAGTAGTAGACCCCAAGGAGCTGGTACCAACCCAGGGTGAGCCTGACCGTACCTACGACAGCAGTTCTCATACCATCATGACCAA CCTCCTGTGGAAGGGCCACCCAGTTACCGTACGGCAGCTGAAGAGCCCTGAATCCAGCCCTGATGTGCTATTGGCTGACCTTCAGCACTGCAG CATCCTGCACCACCCTGGCCTGCTGCTGCTGATGGCACtgagcccctcagaggacctgTCTAGACTGAGTCTGCTCTTCGAGCCAGTGTGGCTGGGCTCCCTTTATATCCTGTTGCATTCTGCAAGACtggatgagaaatgtcccccatcCCTGCCAGGCCTGCTGCCTGGCCCTCTGCTGCTACAGGTGTTGGAGGCCCTGTTGTTCCTGCAGTCCCGCTGCTGGGCCCACGGTGGCCTGAGTTCCCATGCTGTGCAGCTAGTGCGGCCAGGCCTGGCTAAGGTGAGCCACCTAGAACACGGGCGTCCACTGCACCAGCCCAGGCTGCAGCCCAG GCTGCAACAAGACTGCCCCCAGAGAGACCCAAATCCAGGGCTGCCCCCACCCCCTGAACTGTACCCATGGCTACCACTTGAGCTGATCCGTGGTGACGTGCCAGCCCCTACCTCAGACCTCTACAGCTTCTGCGTCCTGGCCCAGGAGGTCTTCACTG GAGAGCTGCCCTGGGCTGGAGGAGAGGGCCTTGAGGTGAAGGCTAAGCTGGAGGCAGGTCAGAGTCCAGGCCTGGACCCCTTGTTGCCAGCCCCATACCAGGCCTTGGTTCAAGCTGGACTGGGTCTAGAGCCTGCTGACCGCTGGGGCAGCTTGCAGAGCACTCGGTACCTGTTGCGAAAGGCCATGGCCAAG GACTCAGCACCCAACGTCAGCTCCCCACTAGAATGGACAACACTGTCTCCTGTAACCCTGGGTTCCCTGCCAG AGCATCTGTACTGTGAAGGGGctcccagggccagggccagggccagatCCAGGCTTGTGCTCCCTTTCCCAGACCCTTCTCAG GCTCTGGGGACTCCTGAGACCACAGGTCACG AAACCTGCTAG
- the RGD1560986 gene encoding inactive serine/threonine-protein kinase TEX14-like isoform X3 — protein MHSQASRFPVELGSVRDPDAQVGRLHRLAMAGGPCWGLARLLRRVVQVDGENSAGQTALFLSALLGHTSAVRLLLAFGANPNHRCLDGSTPTHAGASSGRGLVLWHLLQAGGDLRLRDQQGRTPRDWAEQGDTKQRWEVLELMQWCRTHMSALVQSGELAPSVSLSQLQASSGHSLCGSLPSLRLVQADRALRQGQIRSSPKTPALGFGQLSSLQPPALISGIPVVDPKELVPTQGEPDRTYDSSSHTIMTNLLWKGHPVTVRQLKSPESSPDVLLADLQHCSILHHPGLLLLMALSPSEDLSRLSLLFEPVWLGSLYILLHSARLDEKCPPSLPGLLPGPLLLQVLEALLFLQSRCWAHGGLSSHAVQLVRPGLAKVSHLEHGRPLHQPRLQPRLQQDCPQRDPNPGLPPPPELYPWLPLELIRGDVPAPTSDLYSFCVLAQEVFTGELPWAGGEGLEVKAKLEAGQSPGLDPLLPAPYQALVQAGLGLEPADRWGSLQSTRYLLRKAMAKDSAPNVSSPLEWTTLSPVTLGSLPEHLYCEGAPRARARARSRLVLPFPDPSQALGTPETTGHGRGQQNAAWDSGSSLTLGSSRSPSPSPSPSPSPHCCPEPISIVRIPLPHAKPAAPASRSLPVPSALTCSLSSLPAGRKFCQSLSSAGATVAHLGLLS, from the exons ATGCATTCCCAGGCCTCCCGCTTCCCGGTGGAGCTTGGCTCTGTGAGGGATCCAGATGCCCAGGTAGGGCGTCTGCATCGCCTAGCAATGGCTGGAGGCCCGTGCTGGGGCCTAGCCAGGCTTCTGCGCAGAG TGGTCCAGGTAGATGGAGAGAACTCTGCTGGGCAGACAGCGCTCTTCCTGTCCGCACTACTGGGCCATACTTCCGCTGTGCGCCTCCTACTGGCCTTTGGCGCCAACCCCAACCA CCGCTGCCTCGATGGCAGCACACCCACGCACGCAGGTGCCTCCTCGGGCCGAGGCTTGGTGCTGTGGCACCTGCTGCAGGCAGGAGGTGACCTGCGTCTGCGTGACCAGCAGGGTCGCACACCACGAGACTGGGCTGAGCAGGGTGATACCAAGCAGAGGTGGGAG GTGCTGGAGCTGATGCAGTGGTGCCGGACCCACATGTCAGCACTGGTGCAGAGTGGGGAGTTGGCGCCCAGTGTGTCCCTGAGTCAGTTGCAAGCTAGCTCTGGACACAGCCTGTGTGGCTCCCTGCCCTCACTAAGGCTGGTCCAGGCAGACAG GGCACTGAGGCAAGGGCAGATCAGAAGCTCCCCCAAAACCCCAGCATTGGGGTTCGGCCAG CTGAGCAGCCTGCAGCCACCAGCACTGATATCGGGCATCCCAGTAGTAGACCCCAAGGAGCTGGTACCAACCCAGGGTGAGCCTGACCGTACCTACGACAGCAGTTCTCATACCATCATGACCAA CCTCCTGTGGAAGGGCCACCCAGTTACCGTACGGCAGCTGAAGAGCCCTGAATCCAGCCCTGATGTGCTATTGGCTGACCTTCAGCACTGCAG CATCCTGCACCACCCTGGCCTGCTGCTGCTGATGGCACtgagcccctcagaggacctgTCTAGACTGAGTCTGCTCTTCGAGCCAGTGTGGCTGGGCTCCCTTTATATCCTGTTGCATTCTGCAAGACtggatgagaaatgtcccccatcCCTGCCAGGCCTGCTGCCTGGCCCTCTGCTGCTACAGGTGTTGGAGGCCCTGTTGTTCCTGCAGTCCCGCTGCTGGGCCCACGGTGGCCTGAGTTCCCATGCTGTGCAGCTAGTGCGGCCAGGCCTGGCTAAGGTGAGCCACCTAGAACACGGGCGTCCACTGCACCAGCCCAGGCTGCAGCCCAG GCTGCAACAAGACTGCCCCCAGAGAGACCCAAATCCAGGGCTGCCCCCACCCCCTGAACTGTACCCATGGCTACCACTTGAGCTGATCCGTGGTGACGTGCCAGCCCCTACCTCAGACCTCTACAGCTTCTGCGTCCTGGCCCAGGAGGTCTTCACTG GAGAGCTGCCCTGGGCTGGAGGAGAGGGCCTTGAGGTGAAGGCTAAGCTGGAGGCAGGTCAGAGTCCAGGCCTGGACCCCTTGTTGCCAGCCCCATACCAGGCCTTGGTTCAAGCTGGACTGGGTCTAGAGCCTGCTGACCGCTGGGGCAGCTTGCAGAGCACTCGGTACCTGTTGCGAAAGGCCATGGCCAAG GACTCAGCACCCAACGTCAGCTCCCCACTAGAATGGACAACACTGTCTCCTGTAACCCTGGGTTCCCTGCCAG AGCATCTGTACTGTGAAGGGGctcccagggccagggccagggccagatCCAGGCTTGTGCTCCCTTTCCCAGACCCTTCTCAG GCTCTGGGGACTCCTGAGACCACAGGTCACGGTAGGGGCCAACAGAATGCAGCCTGGGACTCCGGCAGTAGCTTGACTCTAGGCAGTAGCCgtagccccagccccagccccagccccagccccagcccacaCTGTTGCCCGGAGCCCATCTCAATAGTACGGATACCCCTACCCCACGCTAAACcagcagcccctgcctccagaagTCTCCCAGTTCCCTCCGCTCTGACCTGTTCCTTGAGCAGCCTCCCTGCAGGGAGGAAGTTCTGTCAGAGTCTAAGCTCTGCAGGGGCCACTGTAGCACACTTGGGGCTGCTATCCTGA
- the RGD1560986 gene encoding inactive serine/threonine-protein kinase TEX14-like isoform X1 gives MHSQASRFPVELGSVRDPDAQVGRLHRLAMAGGPCWGLARLLRRVVQVDGENSAGQTALFLSALLGHTSAVRLLLAFGANPNHRCLDGSTPTHAGASSGRGLVLWHLLQAGGDLRLRDQQGRTPRDWAEQGDTKQRWEVSCVQGRVEPSRPARAPRLTLCPTQVLELMQWCRTHMSALVQSGELAPSVSLSQLQASSGHSLCGSLPSLRLVQADRALRQGQIRSSPKTPALGFGQLSSLQPPALISGIPVVDPKELVPTQGEPDRTYDSSSHTIMTNLLWKGHPVTVRQLKSPESSPDVLLADLQHCSILHHPGLLLLMALSPSEDLSRLSLLFEPVWLGSLYILLHSARLDEKCPPSLPGLLPGPLLLQVLEALLFLQSRCWAHGGLSSHAVQLVRPGLAKVSHLEHGRPLHQPRLQPRLQQDCPQRDPNPGLPPPPELYPWLPLELIRGDVPAPTSDLYSFCVLAQEVFTGELPWAGGEGLEVKAKLEAGQSPGLDPLLPAPYQALVQAGLGLEPADRWGSLQSTRYLLRKAMAKDSAPNVSSPLEWTTLSPVTLGSLPEHLYCEGAPRARARARSRLVLPFPDPSQALGTPETTGHGRGQQNAAWDSGSSLTLGSSRSPSPSPSPSPSPHCCPEPISIVRIPLPHAKPAAPASRSLPVPSALTCSLSSLPAGRKFCQSLSSAGATVAHLGLLS, from the exons ATGCATTCCCAGGCCTCCCGCTTCCCGGTGGAGCTTGGCTCTGTGAGGGATCCAGATGCCCAGGTAGGGCGTCTGCATCGCCTAGCAATGGCTGGAGGCCCGTGCTGGGGCCTAGCCAGGCTTCTGCGCAGAG TGGTCCAGGTAGATGGAGAGAACTCTGCTGGGCAGACAGCGCTCTTCCTGTCCGCACTACTGGGCCATACTTCCGCTGTGCGCCTCCTACTGGCCTTTGGCGCCAACCCCAACCA CCGCTGCCTCGATGGCAGCACACCCACGCACGCAGGTGCCTCCTCGGGCCGAGGCTTGGTGCTGTGGCACCTGCTGCAGGCAGGAGGTGACCTGCGTCTGCGTGACCAGCAGGGTCGCACACCACGAGACTGGGCTGAGCAGGGTGATACCAAGCAGAGGTGGGAGGTGAGTTGTGTCCAGGGCAGAGTGGAACCATCAAGGCCAGCACGTGCTCCGAGGCTGACCCTGTGCCCCACCCAGGTGCTGGAGCTGATGCAGTGGTGCCGGACCCACATGTCAGCACTGGTGCAGAGTGGGGAGTTGGCGCCCAGTGTGTCCCTGAGTCAGTTGCAAGCTAGCTCTGGACACAGCCTGTGTGGCTCCCTGCCCTCACTAAGGCTGGTCCAGGCAGACAG GGCACTGAGGCAAGGGCAGATCAGAAGCTCCCCCAAAACCCCAGCATTGGGGTTCGGCCAG CTGAGCAGCCTGCAGCCACCAGCACTGATATCGGGCATCCCAGTAGTAGACCCCAAGGAGCTGGTACCAACCCAGGGTGAGCCTGACCGTACCTACGACAGCAGTTCTCATACCATCATGACCAA CCTCCTGTGGAAGGGCCACCCAGTTACCGTACGGCAGCTGAAGAGCCCTGAATCCAGCCCTGATGTGCTATTGGCTGACCTTCAGCACTGCAG CATCCTGCACCACCCTGGCCTGCTGCTGCTGATGGCACtgagcccctcagaggacctgTCTAGACTGAGTCTGCTCTTCGAGCCAGTGTGGCTGGGCTCCCTTTATATCCTGTTGCATTCTGCAAGACtggatgagaaatgtcccccatcCCTGCCAGGCCTGCTGCCTGGCCCTCTGCTGCTACAGGTGTTGGAGGCCCTGTTGTTCCTGCAGTCCCGCTGCTGGGCCCACGGTGGCCTGAGTTCCCATGCTGTGCAGCTAGTGCGGCCAGGCCTGGCTAAGGTGAGCCACCTAGAACACGGGCGTCCACTGCACCAGCCCAGGCTGCAGCCCAG GCTGCAACAAGACTGCCCCCAGAGAGACCCAAATCCAGGGCTGCCCCCACCCCCTGAACTGTACCCATGGCTACCACTTGAGCTGATCCGTGGTGACGTGCCAGCCCCTACCTCAGACCTCTACAGCTTCTGCGTCCTGGCCCAGGAGGTCTTCACTG GAGAGCTGCCCTGGGCTGGAGGAGAGGGCCTTGAGGTGAAGGCTAAGCTGGAGGCAGGTCAGAGTCCAGGCCTGGACCCCTTGTTGCCAGCCCCATACCAGGCCTTGGTTCAAGCTGGACTGGGTCTAGAGCCTGCTGACCGCTGGGGCAGCTTGCAGAGCACTCGGTACCTGTTGCGAAAGGCCATGGCCAAG GACTCAGCACCCAACGTCAGCTCCCCACTAGAATGGACAACACTGTCTCCTGTAACCCTGGGTTCCCTGCCAG AGCATCTGTACTGTGAAGGGGctcccagggccagggccagggccagatCCAGGCTTGTGCTCCCTTTCCCAGACCCTTCTCAG GCTCTGGGGACTCCTGAGACCACAGGTCACGGTAGGGGCCAACAGAATGCAGCCTGGGACTCCGGCAGTAGCTTGACTCTAGGCAGTAGCCgtagccccagccccagccccagccccagccccagcccacaCTGTTGCCCGGAGCCCATCTCAATAGTACGGATACCCCTACCCCACGCTAAACcagcagcccctgcctccagaagTCTCCCAGTTCCCTCCGCTCTGACCTGTTCCTTGAGCAGCCTCCCTGCAGGGAGGAAGTTCTGTCAGAGTCTAAGCTCTGCAGGGGCCACTGTAGCACACTTGGGGCTGCTATCCTGA
- the RGD1560986 gene encoding inactive serine/threonine-protein kinase TEX14-like isoform X9, with translation MHSQASRFPVELGSVRDPDAQVGRLHRLAMAGGPCWGLARLLRRVVQVDGENSAGQTALFLSALLGHTSAVRLLLAFGANPNHRCLDGSTPTHAGASSGRGLVLWHLLQAGGDLRLRDQQGRTPRDWAEQGDTKQRWEVSCVQGRVEPSRPARAPRLTLCPTQVLELMQWCRTHMSALVQSGELAPSVSLSQLQASSGHSLCGSLPSLRLVQADRALRQGQIRSSPKTPALGFGQLSSLQPPALISGIPVVDPKELVPTQGEPDRTYDSSSHTIMTNLLWKGHPVTVRQLKSPESSPDVLLADLQHCSILHHPGLLLLMALSPSEDLSRLSLLFEPVWLGSLYILLHSARLDEKCPPSLPGLLPGPLLLQVLEALLFLQSRCWAHGGLSSHAVQLVRPGLAKDSAPNVSSPLEWTTLSPVTLGSLPEHLYCEGAPRARARARSRLVLPFPDPSQALGTPETTGHGRGQQNAAWDSGSSLTLGSSRSPSPSPSPSPSPHCCPEPISIVRIPLPHAKPAAPASRSLPVPSALTCSLSSLPAGRKFCQSLSSAGATVAHLGLLS, from the exons ATGCATTCCCAGGCCTCCCGCTTCCCGGTGGAGCTTGGCTCTGTGAGGGATCCAGATGCCCAGGTAGGGCGTCTGCATCGCCTAGCAATGGCTGGAGGCCCGTGCTGGGGCCTAGCCAGGCTTCTGCGCAGAG TGGTCCAGGTAGATGGAGAGAACTCTGCTGGGCAGACAGCGCTCTTCCTGTCCGCACTACTGGGCCATACTTCCGCTGTGCGCCTCCTACTGGCCTTTGGCGCCAACCCCAACCA CCGCTGCCTCGATGGCAGCACACCCACGCACGCAGGTGCCTCCTCGGGCCGAGGCTTGGTGCTGTGGCACCTGCTGCAGGCAGGAGGTGACCTGCGTCTGCGTGACCAGCAGGGTCGCACACCACGAGACTGGGCTGAGCAGGGTGATACCAAGCAGAGGTGGGAGGTGAGTTGTGTCCAGGGCAGAGTGGAACCATCAAGGCCAGCACGTGCTCCGAGGCTGACCCTGTGCCCCACCCAGGTGCTGGAGCTGATGCAGTGGTGCCGGACCCACATGTCAGCACTGGTGCAGAGTGGGGAGTTGGCGCCCAGTGTGTCCCTGAGTCAGTTGCAAGCTAGCTCTGGACACAGCCTGTGTGGCTCCCTGCCCTCACTAAGGCTGGTCCAGGCAGACAG GGCACTGAGGCAAGGGCAGATCAGAAGCTCCCCCAAAACCCCAGCATTGGGGTTCGGCCAG CTGAGCAGCCTGCAGCCACCAGCACTGATATCGGGCATCCCAGTAGTAGACCCCAAGGAGCTGGTACCAACCCAGGGTGAGCCTGACCGTACCTACGACAGCAGTTCTCATACCATCATGACCAA CCTCCTGTGGAAGGGCCACCCAGTTACCGTACGGCAGCTGAAGAGCCCTGAATCCAGCCCTGATGTGCTATTGGCTGACCTTCAGCACTGCAG CATCCTGCACCACCCTGGCCTGCTGCTGCTGATGGCACtgagcccctcagaggacctgTCTAGACTGAGTCTGCTCTTCGAGCCAGTGTGGCTGGGCTCCCTTTATATCCTGTTGCATTCTGCAAGACtggatgagaaatgtcccccatcCCTGCCAGGCCTGCTGCCTGGCCCTCTGCTGCTACAGGTGTTGGAGGCCCTGTTGTTCCTGCAGTCCCGCTGCTGGGCCCACGGTGGCCTGAGTTCCCATGCTGTGCAGCTAGTGCGGCCAGGCCTGGCTAAG GACTCAGCACCCAACGTCAGCTCCCCACTAGAATGGACAACACTGTCTCCTGTAACCCTGGGTTCCCTGCCAG AGCATCTGTACTGTGAAGGGGctcccagggccagggccagggccagatCCAGGCTTGTGCTCCCTTTCCCAGACCCTTCTCAG GCTCTGGGGACTCCTGAGACCACAGGTCACGGTAGGGGCCAACAGAATGCAGCCTGGGACTCCGGCAGTAGCTTGACTCTAGGCAGTAGCCgtagccccagccccagccccagccccagccccagcccacaCTGTTGCCCGGAGCCCATCTCAATAGTACGGATACCCCTACCCCACGCTAAACcagcagcccctgcctccagaagTCTCCCAGTTCCCTCCGCTCTGACCTGTTCCTTGAGCAGCCTCCCTGCAGGGAGGAAGTTCTGTCAGAGTCTAAGCTCTGCAGGGGCCACTGTAGCACACTTGGGGCTGCTATCCTGA
- the RGD1560986 gene encoding inactive serine/threonine-protein kinase TEX14-like isoform X11 — MHSQASRFPVELGSVRDPDAQVGRLHRLAMAGGPCWGLARLLRRVVQVDGENSAGQTALFLSALLGHTSAVRLLLAFGANPNHRCLDGSTPTHAGASSGRGLVLWHLLQAGGDLRLRDQQGRTPRDWAEQGDTKQRWEVSCVQGRVEPSRPARAPRLTLCPTQVLELMQWCRTHMSALVQSGELAPSVSLSQLQASSGHSLCGSLPSLRLVQADRALRQGQIRSSPKTPALGFGQLSSLQPPALISGIPVVDPKELVPTQGEPDRTYDSSSHTIMTNLLWKGHPVTVRQLKSPESSPDVLLADLQHCSILHHPGLLLLMALSPSEDLSRLSLLFEPVWLGSLYILLHSARLDEKCPPSLPGLLPGPLLLQVLEALLFLQSRCWAHGGLSSHAVQLVRPGLAKDSAPNVSSPLEWTTLSPVTLGSLPETC; from the exons ATGCATTCCCAGGCCTCCCGCTTCCCGGTGGAGCTTGGCTCTGTGAGGGATCCAGATGCCCAGGTAGGGCGTCTGCATCGCCTAGCAATGGCTGGAGGCCCGTGCTGGGGCCTAGCCAGGCTTCTGCGCAGAG TGGTCCAGGTAGATGGAGAGAACTCTGCTGGGCAGACAGCGCTCTTCCTGTCCGCACTACTGGGCCATACTTCCGCTGTGCGCCTCCTACTGGCCTTTGGCGCCAACCCCAACCA CCGCTGCCTCGATGGCAGCACACCCACGCACGCAGGTGCCTCCTCGGGCCGAGGCTTGGTGCTGTGGCACCTGCTGCAGGCAGGAGGTGACCTGCGTCTGCGTGACCAGCAGGGTCGCACACCACGAGACTGGGCTGAGCAGGGTGATACCAAGCAGAGGTGGGAGGTGAGTTGTGTCCAGGGCAGAGTGGAACCATCAAGGCCAGCACGTGCTCCGAGGCTGACCCTGTGCCCCACCCAGGTGCTGGAGCTGATGCAGTGGTGCCGGACCCACATGTCAGCACTGGTGCAGAGTGGGGAGTTGGCGCCCAGTGTGTCCCTGAGTCAGTTGCAAGCTAGCTCTGGACACAGCCTGTGTGGCTCCCTGCCCTCACTAAGGCTGGTCCAGGCAGACAG GGCACTGAGGCAAGGGCAGATCAGAAGCTCCCCCAAAACCCCAGCATTGGGGTTCGGCCAG CTGAGCAGCCTGCAGCCACCAGCACTGATATCGGGCATCCCAGTAGTAGACCCCAAGGAGCTGGTACCAACCCAGGGTGAGCCTGACCGTACCTACGACAGCAGTTCTCATACCATCATGACCAA CCTCCTGTGGAAGGGCCACCCAGTTACCGTACGGCAGCTGAAGAGCCCTGAATCCAGCCCTGATGTGCTATTGGCTGACCTTCAGCACTGCAG CATCCTGCACCACCCTGGCCTGCTGCTGCTGATGGCACtgagcccctcagaggacctgTCTAGACTGAGTCTGCTCTTCGAGCCAGTGTGGCTGGGCTCCCTTTATATCCTGTTGCATTCTGCAAGACtggatgagaaatgtcccccatcCCTGCCAGGCCTGCTGCCTGGCCCTCTGCTGCTACAGGTGTTGGAGGCCCTGTTGTTCCTGCAGTCCCGCTGCTGGGCCCACGGTGGCCTGAGTTCCCATGCTGTGCAGCTAGTGCGGCCAGGCCTGGCTAAG GACTCAGCACCCAACGTCAGCTCCCCACTAGAATGGACAACACTGTCTCCTGTAACCCTGGGTTCCCTGCCAG AAACCTGCTAG
- the RGD1560986 gene encoding inactive serine/threonine-protein kinase TEX14-like isoform X12, whose protein sequence is MHSQASRFPVELGSVRDPDAQVGRLHRLAMAGGPCWGLARLLRRVVQVDGENSAGQTALFLSALLGHTSAVRLLLAFGANPNHRCLDGSTPTHAGASSGRGLVLWHLLQAGGDLRLRDQQGRTPRDWAEQGDTKQRWEVSCVQGRVEPSRPARAPRLTLCPTQVLELMQWCRTHMSALVQSGELAPSVSLSQLQASSGHSLCGSLPSLRLVQADRALRQGQIRSSPKTPALGFGQLSSLQPPALISGIPVVDPKELVPTQGEPDRTYDSSSHTIMTNLLWKGHPVTVRQLKSPESSPDVLLADLQHCSILHHPGLLLLMALSPSEDLSRLSLLFEPVWLGSLYILLHSARLDEKCPPSLPGLLPGPLLLQVLEALLFLQSRCWAHGGLSSHAVQLVRPGLAKAATRLPPERPKSRAAPTP, encoded by the exons ATGCATTCCCAGGCCTCCCGCTTCCCGGTGGAGCTTGGCTCTGTGAGGGATCCAGATGCCCAGGTAGGGCGTCTGCATCGCCTAGCAATGGCTGGAGGCCCGTGCTGGGGCCTAGCCAGGCTTCTGCGCAGAG TGGTCCAGGTAGATGGAGAGAACTCTGCTGGGCAGACAGCGCTCTTCCTGTCCGCACTACTGGGCCATACTTCCGCTGTGCGCCTCCTACTGGCCTTTGGCGCCAACCCCAACCA CCGCTGCCTCGATGGCAGCACACCCACGCACGCAGGTGCCTCCTCGGGCCGAGGCTTGGTGCTGTGGCACCTGCTGCAGGCAGGAGGTGACCTGCGTCTGCGTGACCAGCAGGGTCGCACACCACGAGACTGGGCTGAGCAGGGTGATACCAAGCAGAGGTGGGAGGTGAGTTGTGTCCAGGGCAGAGTGGAACCATCAAGGCCAGCACGTGCTCCGAGGCTGACCCTGTGCCCCACCCAGGTGCTGGAGCTGATGCAGTGGTGCCGGACCCACATGTCAGCACTGGTGCAGAGTGGGGAGTTGGCGCCCAGTGTGTCCCTGAGTCAGTTGCAAGCTAGCTCTGGACACAGCCTGTGTGGCTCCCTGCCCTCACTAAGGCTGGTCCAGGCAGACAG GGCACTGAGGCAAGGGCAGATCAGAAGCTCCCCCAAAACCCCAGCATTGGGGTTCGGCCAG CTGAGCAGCCTGCAGCCACCAGCACTGATATCGGGCATCCCAGTAGTAGACCCCAAGGAGCTGGTACCAACCCAGGGTGAGCCTGACCGTACCTACGACAGCAGTTCTCATACCATCATGACCAA CCTCCTGTGGAAGGGCCACCCAGTTACCGTACGGCAGCTGAAGAGCCCTGAATCCAGCCCTGATGTGCTATTGGCTGACCTTCAGCACTGCAG CATCCTGCACCACCCTGGCCTGCTGCTGCTGATGGCACtgagcccctcagaggacctgTCTAGACTGAGTCTGCTCTTCGAGCCAGTGTGGCTGGGCTCCCTTTATATCCTGTTGCATTCTGCAAGACtggatgagaaatgtcccccatcCCTGCCAGGCCTGCTGCCTGGCCCTCTGCTGCTACAGGTGTTGGAGGCCCTGTTGTTCCTGCAGTCCCGCTGCTGGGCCCACGGTGGCCTGAGTTCCCATGCTGTGCAGCTAGTGCGGCCAGGCCTGGCTAAG GCTGCAACAAGACTGCCCCCAGAGAGACCCAAATCCAGGGCTGCCCCCACCCCCTGA